In one Parageobacillus genomosp. 1 genomic region, the following are encoded:
- the gcvT gene encoding glycine cleavage system aminomethyltransferase GcvT, translating into MLKRTPLFPVYERYGAKTIDFGGWELPVQFSSIKEEHEAVRMRAGLFDVSHMGEFVVKGSGSLAFLQKMMTNDVAKLTDGRAQYTLMCYEDGGTVDDLLIYKKADGEYLLVVNAANIEKDFAWLNEHAFGDVQLENVSAEIAQLALQGPLAEQVLQKLTNIDLSTLKFFTFQDNVDLQGVKALVSRTGYTGEDGFEIYCCAEDAIALWEAILEAGKEEGVIPCGLGARDTLRFEAALPLYGQELSKDITPIEAGLGFAVKTNKEMDFIGKDVLKQQKEEGTARKLVGIEMIDKGIPRHGYKVFANGEEIGFITTGTQSPTLKKNIGLALLKAEFAGLGSEVEVEIRGKRLKAKVIATPFYKRAK; encoded by the coding sequence ATGTTAAAACGCACGCCGCTATTTCCTGTTTACGAGCGCTATGGCGCAAAAACGATCGATTTTGGCGGATGGGAACTTCCTGTCCAATTTTCGAGCATTAAAGAAGAGCATGAAGCAGTGCGCATGCGCGCAGGCCTATTCGATGTATCGCATATGGGCGAGTTTGTCGTCAAAGGGAGCGGGAGCCTTGCGTTTTTGCAAAAAATGATGACGAATGATGTTGCGAAATTAACAGATGGCCGTGCGCAATATACGCTGATGTGCTATGAAGACGGCGGCACCGTTGATGATTTATTAATTTATAAAAAAGCGGACGGGGAATATCTTCTTGTTGTCAATGCCGCAAATATAGAGAAAGATTTTGCTTGGTTGAATGAGCACGCATTTGGCGATGTGCAGCTGGAAAATGTTTCAGCGGAAATTGCCCAGCTTGCCCTACAGGGACCGCTTGCAGAACAAGTGCTGCAAAAATTAACCAATATTGATTTATCGACGCTCAAGTTTTTTACGTTTCAAGATAATGTTGATCTTCAAGGAGTAAAAGCGCTTGTTTCCCGTACCGGATATACGGGGGAGGACGGATTTGAAATTTATTGCTGTGCCGAAGATGCGATCGCCCTTTGGGAGGCGATTTTAGAAGCAGGAAAAGAAGAAGGCGTTATTCCGTGCGGGCTTGGCGCGCGCGATACGCTTCGTTTTGAAGCGGCATTGCCGCTTTACGGCCAAGAGCTGTCCAAAGATATTACGCCGATCGAAGCAGGGCTTGGATTTGCGGTGAAAACGAACAAAGAGATGGATTTTATTGGAAAAGATGTGCTGAAACAACAAAAAGAAGAGGGAACCGCACGAAAGCTAGTCGGTATCGAAATGATTGACAAAGGCATTCCTCGCCATGGCTATAAAGTGTTTGCCAATGGGGAAGAAATCGGCTTTATTACGACAGGAACGCAATCGCCGACGTTAAAGAAAAATATCGGCTTAGCGCTGCTGAAAGCGGAATTTGCCGGGCTTGGCAGCGAAGTAGAAGTGGAAATTCGCGGCAAACGCCTAAAAGCAAAAGTCATTGCGACGCCGTTTTATAAGCGGGCAAAGTAA